One Fusobacterium ulcerans DNA segment encodes these proteins:
- the trxA gene encoding thioredoxin, translating into MAILHITKENFEQEVLKSDVPVLVDFWAAWCGPCKALGPILEEAESELAPGVKIAKINIDEQEDLAGQFRVMSIPTLILFKNGQPVEKSVGLVSKDKVLELGKK; encoded by the coding sequence ATGGCAATTTTACATATAACAAAAGAAAATTTTGAACAAGAGGTTTTAAAATCAGATGTACCTGTATTAGTTGATTTCTGGGCAGCTTGGTGTGGACCTTGTAAAGCTTTAGGACCTATCCTTGAAGAAGCAGAAAGTGAATTAGCTCCTGGAGTAAAAATAGCTAAAATAAATATAGACGAACAAGAGGACTTAGCTGGTCAATTTAGAGTAATGAGCATCCCTACATTAATACTTTTCAAAAATGGACAACCTGTTGAAAAGTCAGTAGGACTTGTATCTAAAGATAAAGTTCTTGAATTAGGAAAAAAATAG
- a CDS encoding D-2-hydroxyacid dehydrogenase, with protein sequence MKIVILDGYTENPGDLSWDMFKKLGDITIYDRTPEEEVLERIGDAEIVITNKVPFDRERMEQLPNLKHIAVTAAGYNIIDLGAAKELGITVTNTPNYGSSGVAQMTFAHILEITNNVALHSDSVKRGEWANNIEWCYWYKPIIGLNGKRIGIIGYGNIGKEVGNIAKAFGMEVAVYDRNTHSDVINLSLDEIFKTSDIITLHCPLLPETKNLICRENIEKMKDGVIIINTSRGPLVNGEDLAEAVKRGKVYAAGVDVLSVEPPALNDPMTSCEGINVTPHIAWAAIESRQNIMDICFDNLKSYLEGNPKNVVNK encoded by the coding sequence ATGAAAATCGTTATTTTAGATGGATATACAGAAAATCCTGGTGATCTCTCTTGGGATATGTTCAAAAAATTGGGGGATATAACAATATATGACAGGACTCCAGAAGAAGAAGTACTGGAAAGAATAGGAGATGCAGAAATTGTAATTACTAATAAAGTTCCTTTTGATAGAGAAAGAATGGAGCAGCTTCCTAATTTAAAGCATATAGCTGTAACAGCAGCAGGATATAATATTATAGACTTAGGAGCAGCAAAGGAATTAGGAATAACAGTAACGAATACTCCTAATTATGGATCGAGCGGTGTAGCACAAATGACTTTTGCTCATATACTTGAAATAACTAATAATGTAGCTCTTCATAGTGATTCAGTAAAAAGAGGAGAATGGGCTAATAATATAGAGTGGTGTTACTGGTACAAACCAATTATCGGATTAAACGGAAAAAGAATAGGGATAATAGGTTATGGAAATATTGGTAAAGAGGTAGGAAACATAGCAAAGGCTTTTGGAATGGAAGTAGCAGTATATGACAGAAATACTCATTCAGATGTAATTAATTTATCTCTTGATGAAATTTTTAAAACATCAGATATAATTACTCTTCATTGTCCTCTTCTTCCAGAAACTAAAAATCTTATATGCAGAGAAAATATAGAAAAGATGAAAGATGGGGTAATAATAATTAATACATCAAGAGGACCGTTGGTAAATGGAGAAGATCTTGCAGAGGCTGTTAAAAGAGGAAAAGTATATGCAGCTGGAGTAGATGTCTTGAGTGTCGAGCCTCCTGCTTTAAATGACCCAATGACAAGCTGTGAAGGAATAAATGTAACACCTCATATAGCATGGGCAGCTATAGAATCAAGACAAAATATAATGGATATCTGTTTTGATAATTTAAAATCATATTTAGAAGGAAATCCAAAGAATGTTGTAAATAAGTAA
- a CDS encoding TetR/AcrR family transcriptional regulator, which translates to MPKKAIFTKEQIFKKAFEVFKQNGLEAITARNLAKSLNSSPAPIYSFYTSLDILKKDLINKAKDVFMEYVKKPNTEYIFLNIGIGVCMFAREEKQLFHTIFLKDSSYSGLVREFRDLIKVEMSKDSRFDKLDEEFKTKLFLDCWMYAHGFSTLIATNYFKDVSDDFIKERLVEGAATMLYKRLRDYNKKN; encoded by the coding sequence GTGCCTAAAAAAGCCATATTTACAAAAGAACAAATATTTAAAAAAGCCTTTGAGGTGTTCAAGCAGAATGGATTGGAAGCTATCACTGCTAGAAATCTGGCAAAATCTCTGAATTCCTCTCCAGCTCCAATATACAGTTTTTATACTTCATTGGATATTTTAAAGAAGGATCTGATAAATAAAGCTAAAGATGTATTCATGGAATATGTAAAAAAACCTAATACAGAATATATATTTCTCAATATAGGAATAGGTGTGTGTATGTTTGCAAGAGAGGAAAAACAGCTTTTCCATACTATTTTCTTGAAAGACAGTTCATACAGCGGACTTGTAAGGGAATTTAGAGACTTAATAAAAGTTGAGATGTCTAAAGACAGCAGATTTGATAAATTAGATGAAGAGTTTAAAACAAAACTTTTCCTAGACTGCTGGATGTATGCTCATGGTTTTTCTACATTGATAGCTACTAATTATTTCAAAGATGTATCAGATGACTTTATAAAAGAAAGACTGGTAGAGGGAGCAGCAACTATGCTGTATAAAAGATTAAGAGATTACAATAAAAAAAATTAA
- a CDS encoding OmpP1/FadL family transporter: MRKKLGILALTAVLGTGAYAASIDHIQTYTPEYLGNQAQNGMINNVSVYYNPAGLMQLERGTYFHAGMQIAFGTEEMKYKGKKYEADLFQPIPNFSLYSVRDERAIFWTFGALGGGGDLEYKDGVAGIAVVPDILTSLGFSSAKDIGSSAEGTNMYVQNTLGRAWMINDKLSMSIAARAVLGMRNLKGDLNVDASSSGVTQKLHADIDSERTAWGFGGQIGFNYKASDRLNLALRYDTRVKMNFKASGTEKPTPIVLGIGPGQSLNLGFSDFYPEYKDGTKYRRDLPAILAAGASYKITDRWTMALSGNYYFNKDAKMDKTKESAVLKGLGVKHLEPEYDNGWEIAVGTEYKLTDKWTWIGSVNYADTGAKKNSYDDIEYALNSIMVGTGLKYKPNDTMEWVATVTHFFYDGKTGNYVEKYPGKAQVVEQKYDKSISAVGLGFTKKF, encoded by the coding sequence ATGAGAAAAAAATTAGGTATACTTGCACTAACTGCTGTATTAGGAACAGGAGCTTATGCTGCATCAATTGACCATATTCAGACTTATACCCCTGAATATTTAGGTAACCAAGCACAAAACGGTATGATAAACAACGTTTCAGTTTACTACAACCCTGCTGGACTTATGCAGCTAGAAAGAGGAACATATTTCCATGCTGGAATGCAGATTGCATTTGGTACTGAAGAAATGAAATATAAAGGAAAAAAATATGAAGCTGATTTATTTCAACCTATTCCAAACTTTTCACTATACAGTGTAAGAGATGAAAGAGCTATATTCTGGACATTTGGTGCATTAGGTGGAGGTGGAGACCTTGAATATAAAGATGGAGTTGCAGGAATAGCTGTAGTTCCAGATATTTTAACAAGTCTTGGTTTTTCAAGTGCAAAAGATATAGGTTCATCTGCTGAAGGAACTAATATGTATGTACAAAATACTTTAGGAAGAGCATGGATGATTAATGATAAACTTTCTATGTCAATAGCTGCAAGAGCTGTATTGGGAATGAGAAATCTTAAAGGAGATTTAAATGTTGATGCTTCTTCTTCAGGGGTTACTCAAAAACTTCATGCTGATATAGATTCTGAAAGAACTGCTTGGGGATTTGGAGGACAGATAGGATTTAACTATAAGGCTTCTGATAGATTAAACTTAGCTTTAAGATATGATACAAGAGTCAAAATGAATTTTAAAGCCTCTGGTACTGAAAAACCAACTCCAATAGTTTTAGGCATTGGCCCTGGTCAAAGCCTTAATTTAGGATTCAGTGATTTTTATCCTGAATATAAAGATGGAACAAAATATAGAAGAGACTTACCTGCTATTTTAGCAGCTGGAGCTTCATACAAGATAACTGACAGATGGACTATGGCTCTAAGTGGAAACTACTATTTTAATAAAGATGCTAAAATGGATAAAACTAAAGAAAGTGCTGTGTTAAAAGGACTTGGAGTAAAACATTTAGAACCTGAATATGATAATGGTTGGGAAATTGCAGTTGGAACAGAGTATAAATTAACTGATAAATGGACTTGGATAGGAAGTGTCAACTATGCTGATACTGGAGCTAAGAAAAATTCATATGATGATATAGAATATGCTTTAAACTCTATTATGGTAGGTACAGGATTGAAATATAAACCAAATGATACTATGGAATGGGTAGCTACAGTTACACATTTCTTCTATGATGGTAAAACTGGGAACTATGTAGAAAAATACCCTGGTAAAGCACAAGTTGTTGAACAAAAATATGATAAGAGCATAAGTGCAGTTGGATTAGGATTTACTAAGAAATTTTAA
- a CDS encoding fructose-bisphosphatase class III produces the protein MSGLEKEIAEQEKKYLTLLSTKFKNIGETATEIINLQAIMNLPKGTEHFLTDIHGEYEAFNHVLKNGSGAVRQKIDEVFGDDLNTFEKKELATVIYYPKEKIEFLGKELKNMDKWYKTIIYRLIEVCSVVSSKYTSSKVRKAMPKDFSYIIQEIIYERKELRNKREYIANIIDTIISIGRAKDFVIAISNLIQRLIIDRLHIVGDIYDRGPSPHLIMDTLIDYHNVDIQWGNHDILWMGAGLGSKACIANVIRICARYGNNDILEDGYGINLLPLAAFAMEKYANDPCEHFKIKTNKTTPLKAQIHKAITIIQMKIEGNVIERNPEFDMDHRNMFRKTDFERGIVTIDGVEYELRDKNFPTVDINNPLKLTPEESEIMENLRLAFLRSERLQRHIRFLFAKGSIYLRCNSNLLYHGCIPLTEDGKLKDVYVRGQKVKGRKYLDLAEKICREAYFNRANSAKEKLNCDYVWYMWCGKDSPMFGKDSMKTFERYFVEDKATHTEKKNHYYTFYNEETTCDMLLEEFDLNPKISHIVNGHVPVKVKKGESPIKANGKLYIIDGGFSRAYQPETGIAGYTLIYNSYGLKLVSHAPFESTEKAIKEGKDIISSSRIVNTSQNRIRVKDTDIGKELQNQINDLKKLLNAYRKGIIKSNDE, from the coding sequence ATGAGTGGATTAGAAAAAGAAATAGCTGAACAAGAAAAAAAATATTTGACTCTTCTTTCTACTAAATTTAAAAACATTGGAGAAACTGCTACTGAAATAATCAATCTTCAAGCAATAATGAATCTGCCTAAGGGAACAGAACATTTTCTTACAGATATTCATGGAGAATATGAAGCTTTTAACCATGTGCTAAAAAATGGTTCTGGTGCAGTAAGACAAAAAATAGATGAGGTGTTTGGGGATGACCTGAACACCTTTGAAAAAAAAGAACTGGCTACTGTTATATATTATCCTAAAGAAAAGATAGAATTTCTTGGAAAAGAACTTAAAAATATGGATAAATGGTATAAGACTATCATATACCGTTTAATTGAAGTGTGCAGTGTTGTATCTTCTAAATATACAAGTTCAAAAGTAAGAAAAGCTATGCCAAAAGATTTTTCATATATCATTCAAGAAATAATATATGAAAGAAAAGAACTCAGAAATAAAAGAGAGTACATAGCTAATATCATTGATACTATCATTTCAATAGGAAGAGCTAAAGATTTCGTAATAGCTATTTCTAATCTGATTCAAAGACTGATAATAGACAGACTCCATATAGTTGGAGATATCTATGACAGAGGACCTAGTCCTCATCTTATAATGGATACTCTTATAGATTATCATAATGTGGATATTCAATGGGGAAACCATGACATTCTTTGGATGGGTGCAGGGCTTGGAAGTAAAGCCTGTATTGCCAATGTCATAAGGATATGTGCAAGATATGGAAATAATGATATCTTAGAAGATGGCTATGGAATAAACCTTCTTCCTCTTGCAGCTTTTGCTATGGAAAAATATGCAAATGATCCTTGTGAACATTTTAAAATCAAAACAAATAAAACTACTCCTCTAAAAGCTCAAATACATAAAGCCATCACTATTATACAGATGAAAATAGAGGGAAATGTAATTGAAAGAAATCCAGAATTTGATATGGATCATAGAAATATGTTCAGAAAAACTGATTTTGAAAGAGGTATTGTAACAATTGATGGAGTAGAATATGAGTTAAGAGATAAAAATTTCCCAACAGTTGATATTAATAATCCTTTAAAACTAACTCCTGAAGAAAGTGAAATTATGGAAAATCTTAGACTTGCTTTCTTGAGAAGTGAAAGATTACAAAGACATATCAGATTCCTTTTTGCTAAAGGAAGCATCTATTTAAGATGTAATTCCAATCTTCTTTATCATGGATGTATCCCACTGACTGAAGATGGAAAATTAAAGGATGTATATGTAAGAGGTCAGAAAGTCAAAGGAAGAAAATATTTGGATCTTGCTGAAAAAATATGCAGAGAAGCATATTTCAACAGAGCCAACAGTGCTAAAGAAAAATTAAATTGCGACTATGTATGGTATATGTGGTGTGGTAAAGATTCTCCTATGTTTGGTAAAGATTCTATGAAAACCTTTGAAAGATATTTTGTAGAAGATAAAGCTACTCATACTGAAAAGAAAAATCACTATTATACTTTCTATAATGAAGAAACAACTTGTGATATGTTGCTGGAAGAATTTGACTTGAATCCTAAAATATCTCACATAGTAAATGGACATGTTCCTGTAAAAGTAAAAAAAGGTGAATCTCCTATAAAAGCAAATGGAAAATTATACATCATTGATGGTGGTTTTTCAAGAGCATACCAACCTGAAACAGGTATTGCAGGATATACTCTAATTTATAATTCATATGGATTAAAATTAGTTTCTCATGCACCTTTTGAATCTACAGAAAAAGCTATAAAGGAAGGAAAAGATATAATCTCTTCCAGCCGTATAGTAAACACTAGTCAGAATAGAATAAGAGTTAAAGATACAGATATAGGTAAGGAGCTGCAAAATCAGATTAATGATTTAAAAAAGCTACTGAATGCCTACAGAAAAGGAATAATAAAGAGTAATGATGAATAA
- the ppdK gene encoding pyruvate, phosphate dikinase → MKKVYAFNEGGKDLINILGGKGGNLSEMKKIGLPIPEGIIISTTACKEFFKDGKKITKELESEILEKLEYLQEVTGKRFEGENPLLVSVRSGAPVSMPGMMDTILNLGMNDNTTEKMIAIFKDKVFVYELYSRFIQMFSDIVMGIEKEHFFKLKEQLFAERKDEDKIETYKMVIKASKELYKKETGKDFPESPKEQLFMAVNAIFNSWENDRAILYRRINGIDDSMGTAVVIQEMVFGNLNEISGTGVAFSRNPSNGDKEVFGEYLLKAQGEDIVAGIRTPEPISKLKEQLPEIYYQFIKLAKVLEDHNKDMQDIEFTIENGKLYLLQTRNGKRSPYAAVKIAVDMVNEGIVTKEEAIMKVDPSVLPQLLHGNFDPEATKTAVLLGKGLPGSAGVAIGRVMFASERVETRALSILVREETSPEDIKGISLAQGIVTVKGGATSHGAVVARGMGKCCVTGCGEIQINDIKREMYIGGYTVKEGDFISISGYTGEIFLGKVKLTEPQFDDNLKEFVSWCKEIKRMGVRMNADTPADAFLGKGFGAEGIGLCRTEHMFFQKDKIWTIRGMIMSENPEERAEALKKMLEMQREDFYNIFKIVGDEIVIVRLLDPPLHEFLPKEPKDKEKMAEILNLPLIEIERRIRNMKDENPMLGHRGCRLAVTYPEIYNTQARAIIEAAIQCEREGIKVKPEIMIPLIIGVGELKFIKGNIKTEIDKVFEEQGMKVEYKIGTMMETPRACLLADEIAGEAEFFSFGTNDLTQTTMGLSRDDSVKFMDEYHEHGIFKLEPFASIDVRGVGKLVKLGVDLGKKANPELEIGICGEHGGDPKSINFFEETGLDYVSCSPFRVLVAIVAAAQSYIKNKK, encoded by the coding sequence ATGAAAAAAGTTTATGCATTTAACGAAGGTGGTAAGGATTTAATAAACATATTAGGAGGAAAAGGTGGTAACCTTTCTGAAATGAAAAAAATAGGTCTTCCTATACCAGAAGGTATTATTATCTCTACTACTGCATGTAAAGAATTTTTTAAAGATGGGAAGAAAATTACAAAAGAGCTGGAAAGTGAAATTCTAGAAAAATTAGAATATTTACAAGAAGTAACTGGAAAGAGATTTGAAGGTGAAAATCCTCTATTAGTATCTGTTAGATCAGGAGCACCTGTTTCGATGCCTGGTATGATGGACACTATATTAAACCTTGGAATGAATGATAATACAACTGAAAAAATGATAGCTATATTCAAAGATAAAGTTTTTGTTTATGAATTATATAGTAGATTTATTCAAATGTTCTCTGACATAGTAATGGGAATAGAAAAAGAACATTTCTTTAAATTAAAAGAACAGCTTTTTGCTGAAAGAAAAGATGAAGATAAAATAGAAACATATAAAATGGTAATCAAAGCATCTAAAGAGTTATACAAAAAAGAAACTGGAAAAGATTTCCCTGAATCTCCAAAAGAACAATTATTTATGGCTGTAAATGCTATATTTAACTCTTGGGAAAATGACAGAGCTATCCTTTACAGAAGAATAAACGGAATAGATGATTCTATGGGTACTGCTGTTGTAATTCAAGAAATGGTATTTGGTAACCTTAATGAAATATCAGGTACTGGTGTTGCTTTCTCTAGAAACCCTTCTAATGGTGACAAAGAAGTATTTGGAGAATATCTATTAAAGGCTCAGGGAGAAGATATTGTTGCTGGTATAAGAACTCCTGAACCTATATCTAAATTAAAAGAGCAGCTTCCTGAAATATATTATCAATTCATCAAACTTGCTAAAGTTCTTGAAGATCATAACAAAGATATGCAGGATATTGAATTCACTATTGAAAATGGTAAACTATATCTTCTTCAAACAAGAAATGGTAAAAGAAGTCCTTATGCAGCTGTAAAAATTGCTGTTGATATGGTTAATGAAGGAATCGTTACTAAAGAAGAAGCTATAATGAAAGTTGACCCTAGTGTACTTCCTCAATTATTACATGGAAACTTTGACCCAGAAGCTACTAAAACTGCTGTACTTCTTGGAAAAGGACTTCCTGGATCTGCTGGAGTGGCGATAGGAAGAGTAATGTTCGCTTCTGAAAGAGTTGAAACTAGAGCACTTTCTATCCTTGTAAGAGAAGAAACTTCTCCTGAGGATATCAAAGGTATCAGTCTTGCACAAGGAATTGTAACTGTAAAAGGTGGAGCTACATCTCACGGAGCAGTTGTTGCAAGAGGAATGGGTAAATGCTGTGTTACTGGATGTGGAGAAATTCAAATTAATGATATAAAAAGAGAAATGTATATTGGTGGATACACAGTTAAAGAGGGAGATTTCATCTCTATAAGTGGATACACTGGTGAAATTTTCTTAGGTAAAGTAAAACTTACTGAACCACAATTTGATGATAACCTTAAAGAATTTGTTTCTTGGTGTAAAGAAATAAAAAGAATGGGTGTAAGAATGAATGCTGATACTCCTGCTGATGCTTTCCTAGGAAAAGGATTTGGAGCAGAGGGAATTGGACTTTGCAGAACTGAGCATATGTTTTTCCAAAAAGATAAGATCTGGACTATCAGAGGAATGATCATGAGTGAGAATCCTGAAGAAAGAGCAGAGGCTTTGAAAAAAATGCTTGAAATGCAAAGAGAAGACTTCTATAACATTTTCAAAATAGTTGGAGATGAAATAGTAATAGTTAGACTTCTTGATCCACCTCTACATGAATTTTTACCAAAAGAACCAAAAGATAAAGAAAAAATGGCTGAGATATTAAATCTTCCTCTAATAGAAATTGAGAGAAGAATAAGAAATATGAAAGATGAAAACCCAATGTTAGGACACAGAGGATGCAGACTTGCTGTTACTTATCCTGAAATCTATAATACTCAGGCTAGAGCAATAATTGAAGCTGCTATTCAATGTGAAAGAGAAGGAATAAAAGTTAAACCTGAAATTATGATTCCTCTTATCATTGGTGTTGGAGAGCTTAAATTTATCAAAGGAAATATCAAAACTGAAATAGATAAAGTTTTTGAAGAGCAAGGAATGAAAGTAGAATATAAAATAGGAACAATGATGGAAACTCCAAGAGCTTGTCTTCTTGCAGATGAAATAGCTGGTGAAGCTGAATTCTTCTCATTTGGAACTAATGACCTTACTCAAACTACAATGGGACTTTCTAGAGACGACTCTGTTAAATTCATGGATGAATATCATGAGCATGGAATTTTCAAACTTGAACCATTCGCATCTATAGATGTAAGAGGAGTTGGAAAACTTGTTAAACTTGGTGTTGACTTAGGTAAAAAAGCAAATCCTGAGCTTGAAATTGGTATATGTGGAGAGCATGGTGGAGATCCTAAGAGTATTAACTTCTTTGAAGAAACTGGTCTTGACTATGTAAGTTGTTCTCCATTTAGAGTACTGGTAGCTATTGTTGCTGCTGCTCAAAGCTACATCAAAAACAAAAAATAG
- a CDS encoding CBS domain-containing protein: MTLTERQKEIIDIVKKYQPITGKEIGERLYLTRSALRTDFSILTGMKILESKPKIGYSYIEKKDSEKVKDIMGPSITVDTNLSVYETILNIFSKDVGTIFITDQGSLVGVVSRKDLLKIAIGRTDIEKIPINIIMTRMPNIIYAEEDETILESVKKLIKHQIDSLPVVRIEEKGGKKIYHTVGRLTKTNIAKLFMETLSKN, encoded by the coding sequence TTGACACTAACGGAAAGACAGAAAGAAATTATAGATATTGTAAAAAAATATCAACCAATTACTGGAAAAGAAATTGGGGAAAGGCTATATCTTACAAGATCAGCTTTAAGAACTGATTTTTCAATACTGACAGGAATGAAAATATTGGAATCCAAACCTAAAATTGGATACAGCTATATTGAAAAAAAAGATTCTGAAAAAGTAAAAGATATTATGGGACCTTCTATAACTGTAGACACTAATCTTTCAGTTTATGAAACTATACTTAATATATTCTCTAAGGATGTAGGAACTATTTTCATAACTGATCAAGGTTCACTGGTAGGAGTTGTCTCGAGAAAAGACCTTTTAAAAATAGCTATTGGAAGAACTGATATAGAAAAAATTCCAATAAATATTATAATGACTAGGATGCCAAATATAATTTATGCTGAAGAAGATGAAACTATTCTTGAAAGTGTAAAAAAACTCATTAAACATCAGATAGATTCTCTACCTGTAGTAAGAATTGAAGAAAAAGGCGGGAAAAAAATCTATCACACAGTGGGACGTTTGACAAAAACTAATATAGCAAAATTATTCATGGAAACTTTATCTAAGAATTAA
- the yfcE gene encoding phosphodiesterase: protein MKLFVISDIHGSLYYLKKVMEIFEKEKYDKILILGDELYHGPRNPLPRDYSPKEVIEILNKYKDKILAVRGNCDSEVDQMVLNYPIMSDYNILFWNNRKIIMTHGHIFNKDNPPSMEDGDILLYGHFHIPMAEKINGKIFLNPGSISLPKENSENTYGIFQDDYFIIKNLEEKIIKKFKI from the coding sequence ATGAAACTGTTTGTTATATCAGATATTCATGGCTCATTATATTATTTAAAAAAAGTTATGGAAATATTTGAAAAAGAAAAATATGATAAAATACTTATCCTTGGCGATGAGCTTTATCACGGACCTAGAAATCCTCTTCCTCGAGATTATTCTCCCAAGGAAGTAATAGAAATACTGAATAAATACAAAGATAAAATACTTGCTGTGAGAGGAAACTGTGACAGTGAAGTAGATCAAATGGTACTTAACTATCCTATTATGAGTGATTATAATATTCTATTCTGGAATAACAGGAAAATAATTATGACTCATGGACATATATTTAACAAGGACAATCCTCCCTCAATGGAGGATGGAGATATACTTTTATATGGTCATTTTCATATCCCAATGGCAGAAAAAATAAACGGAAAAATATTTTTAAACCCAGGCTCTATATCTCTGCCTAAAGAAAATTCTGAAAATACTTATGGTATTTTTCAAGATGATTATTTTATTATAAAAAATCTTGAAGAAAAAATTATAAAAAAATTTAAAATCTGA
- the nadD gene encoding nicotinate-nucleotide adenylyltransferase — translation MKIGIYGGSFDPVHNGHLNIVKYVLNQLNLDKIIVIPVGRPSHRANNLEAGTLRTEMCIAAFENISGVEVSGIETDKDKTSYTINTLKKIIEIYGNKNEFYEIIGEDSAYHFKEWKNYEEILELSKVVVLRRKGYTGEIQHKNMIYLESPFFDVSSTEIREKIKNKIDISTLVPEKVKKIIEEKNLYR, via the coding sequence GTGAAGATAGGCATATATGGCGGTAGTTTTGATCCCGTCCACAATGGACATCTAAATATAGTTAAATATGTTCTTAATCAATTAAATCTTGATAAAATTATTGTCATTCCAGTGGGAAGACCTTCTCATAGAGCAAATAATTTAGAAGCAGGTACATTAAGAACTGAGATGTGCATAGCAGCTTTTGAAAATATCTCTGGTGTAGAAGTTTCAGGAATAGAAACTGATAAGGATAAAACTTCCTATACAATAAATACATTAAAAAAAATCATAGAAATATATGGAAATAAGAATGAATTTTATGAAATAATAGGAGAAGATTCTGCTTATCATTTCAAAGAGTGGAAAAATTATGAAGAGATACTTGAACTAAGTAAAGTAGTTGTACTTAGAAGAAAGGGATATACTGGAGAGATTCAGCATAAAAATATGATTTATCTTGAAAGTCCTTTTTTTGATGTTTCTTCCACTGAAATAAGAGAAAAGATAAAAAATAAAATAGATATAAGTACCCTTGTTCCTGAAAAAGTAAAAAAAATTATAGAAGAAAAAAATCTGTACAGGTAA
- a CDS encoding PTS sugar transporter subunit IIA, with the protein MLKYFNNKLITTIEGKHSKEEVLQILVNLIRENSDILDNETDFYDNILAREKVGSTGIGMGIALPHARCENIKQIVVAVGLLKESIDFNSLDGENVKLVVLVGAPKKSTKEYLSLVSDLMRAFRNPKTRTSIFEAGDKQELIGILAELKK; encoded by the coding sequence ATGTTAAAATACTTCAACAATAAACTCATAACTACAATAGAGGGGAAACATTCTAAAGAGGAAGTATTGCAAATTTTAGTAAATCTTATTAGAGAAAATTCTGATATTTTAGATAATGAAACTGATTTCTATGATAATATCTTAGCCAGAGAAAAAGTTGGCAGTACAGGGATAGGTATGGGTATAGCCCTTCCTCATGCCAGATGTGAAAACATAAAGCAAATAGTAGTTGCTGTAGGACTTTTAAAAGAAAGTATAGATTTTAATTCACTTGATGGAGAAAATGTAAAACTTGTTGTTTTAGTGGGAGCTCCTAAAAAATCTACAAAAGAATACTTATCTCTTGTTTCTGATTTAATGAGAGCTTTTAGAAATCCTAAAACCAGAACATCTATTTTTGAAGCTGGGGACAAACAGGAACTTATCGGCATACTAGCGGAGTTGAAAAAGTGA